One part of the Vitis riparia cultivar Riparia Gloire de Montpellier isolate 1030 chromosome 6, EGFV_Vit.rip_1.0, whole genome shotgun sequence genome encodes these proteins:
- the LOC117917117 gene encoding uncharacterized protein LOC117917117, translating into MPISSSFAAMAIYATEGVGRAPRVEKKDMIERPETSTSEKKKEKKEEEEDKKKSRPSESPWFAPEFDGLHCFETLVSH; encoded by the exons ATGCCCATTTCCTCTAGTTTTGCTGCCATGGCCATCTATGCTACTGAG GGTGTTGGACGAGCTCCGAGGGTTGAGAAGAAGGACATGATTGAAAGGCCTGAAACATCAACATcggagaagaagaaggagaaaaaggaagaagaagaagataagaagAAATCGAGACCATCTGAGTCGCCATGGTTTGCACCCGAGTTTGATGGGCTTCATTGTTTCGAGACTCTAGTTTCTCATTAA
- the LOC117916321 gene encoding F-box protein At4g18380-like, whose amino-acid sequence MKPDHNEDDHFDGLSDELLSLIFSKVLDAESLCRCSAVSKRFASLIPLVDAVLLTIPPPKSKPNRGLFLNFGNSLQVTNFIAKLLQFLHQIVLPQSSVSFHSNEGSIHHFSSEVLKNFSHITSLHIQLPSHGGELGANGTFSLLKWEAEFGKELESCVVLGATYFQRSNKISRIPKRQDRLHESSLATDELKLRVAWMISCLFAASARHCLLKQIIADNPMMLRSLVIEDGSKQGRLRMGEDQFKELRKCVNTRPPLERTKLPAICIKLWYVPLLELPASGCVMKGATLIVIRPLNQVMKMKSDGDLLAGAFDGEEEAEALCEAVREISYGPHLPLRRRQGCVDGRRRRGGKLPLVSRISLGVMGRQRDLVSVAAAGRRRDPLVLRAGARAGAGSLAAAQPGDGDLLCLNRTPKRRHFDARSIETTSF is encoded by the exons ATGAAGCCGGATCACAATGAAGATGATCATTTTGATGGGCTCTCGGATGAGctcctttctctcattttcaGCAAGGTCCTAGACGCCGAATCTCTCTGCAGATGCTCCGCGGTGTCCAAGCGTTTTGCTTCCCTTATTCCCCTAGTTGATGCTGTTTTACTTACAATTCCTCCCCCCAAATCCAAACCAAATCGTGGCCTTTTTCTGAATTTTGGTAACAGTCTGCAGGTTACCAACTTCATTGCCAAACTCCTTCAATTCCTTCACCAAATAGTCCTCCCACAATCATCTGTGAGCTTCCACTCCAATGAAGGCTCAATCCATCATTTTTCTAGTGAAGTACTTAAGAATTTCAGTCACATTACAAGTCTCCATATCCAGCTTCCTAGCCATGGAGGCGAGCTGGGAGCAAATGGCACTTTTTCTTTGCTAAAGTGGGAGGCTGAGTTCGGGAAAGAACTGGAGAGCTGCGTGGTACTAGGTGCAACATATTTCCAAAGAAGTAACAAGATTTCAAGAATTCCCAAAAGGCAAGATCGACTTCACGAGTCTAGTTTGGCCACAGATGAGCTGAAGTTGAGGGTCGCATGGATGATATCGTGTTTGTTTGCTGCATCCGCCAGGCATTGCTTGTTGAAACAGATCATTGCAGACAATCCTATGATGCTTCGGAGCTTGGTAATTGAGGATGGGAGTAAACAAGGGAGGCTACGTATGGGGGAAGATCAATTTAAGGAGTTGAGAAAGTGTGTGAACACGCGGCCGCCATTGGAGAGGACTAAGCTTCCAGCTATTTGCATAAAGCTATGGTATGTGCCTCTGTTAGAGCTTCCAGCTTCTGGGTGTGTGATGAAGGGAGCTACACTTATTGTGATTAGGCCACTGAATCaagtgatgaagatgaagagcGATGGCGATCTGTTGGCAGGTGCTTTTGATGGAGAGGAGGAAGCAGAGGCTCTTTGTGAAGCTGTGAGGGAGATT AGCTACGGACCTCACTTGCCTTTACGTCGACGCCAGGGATGCGTCGACGGCAGGCGGAGGAGAGGGGGGAAGCTACCCTTGGTGTCGCGGATCTCTCTTGGTGTCATGGGCCGCCAGCGAGACCTTGTGAGTGTCGCTGCTGCAGGCCGTCGACGAGATCCCTTGGTGTTGCGGGCTGGAGCTAGAGCTGGAGCGGGATCCCTTGCAGCGGCGCAGCCTGGAGATGGAGATCTCCTTTGCTTAAATAGGACTCCAAAACGGCGTCATTTTGATGCTAGAAGCATCGAAACAACGTCGTTTTga